The following coding sequences lie in one Hippopotamus amphibius kiboko isolate mHipAmp2 chromosome 17, mHipAmp2.hap2, whole genome shotgun sequence genomic window:
- the CHD3 gene encoding chromodomain-helicase-DNA-binding protein 3 isoform X6, whose product MASPLRDEEEEEEEMVVSEEEEEEEEEGDEEEEEVEAADEDYEEDDDEGVLGRGPGHDRGRDRHSPPGCHLFPPPPPPLPPPPPPPPPPPPDKDDIRLLPSALGVKKRKRGPKKQKENKPGKPRKRKKLDSEEEFGSERDEYREKSESGGSEYGTGPGRKRRRKHREKKEKKTKRRKKGEGDGGQKQVEQKSSATLLLTWGLEDVEHVFSEEDYHTLTNYKAFSQFMRPLIAKKNPKIPMSKMMTILGAKWREFSANNPFKGSAAAVAAAAAAAAAAVAEQVSAAVPSATPIAPSGPPALPPPPAADVQPPPVRRAKTKEGKGPGHKRRSKSPRVPDGRKKLRGKKMAPLKIKLGLLGGKRKKGGSYVLQSDEGPEPEAEESDLDSGSVHSASGRPDGPVRTKKLKRGRPGRKKKKVLGCPAVAGEEEVDGYETDHQDYCEVCQQGGEIILCDTCPRAYHLVCLDPELDRAPEGKWSCPHCEKEGVQWEAKEEEEDYEEEGEEEGEKEEEDDHMEYCRVCKDGGELLCCDACISSYHIHCLNPPLPDIPNGEWLCPRCTCPVLKGRVQKILHWRWGEPPVSVPAPQQADGNPDAPPPRPLQGRSEREFFVKWVGLSYWHCSWAKELQLEIFHLVMYRNYQRKNDMDEPPPLDYGSGEDDGKSDKRKVKDPHYAEMEEKYYRFGIKPEWMTVHRIISHSVDKKGNYHYLVKWRDLPYDQSTWEEDEMNIPEYEDHKQSYWRHRELIMGEDPAQPRKYKKKKKELQGDGPPSSPTNDPTVKYETQPRFITATGGTLHMYQLEGLNWLRFSWAQGTDTILADEMGLGKTIQTIVFLYSLYKEGHTKGPFLVSAPLSTIINWEREFQMWAPKFYVVTYTGDKDSRAIIRENEFSFEDNAIKGGKKAFKMKREAQVKFHVLLTSYELITIDQAALGSIRWACLVVDEAHRLKNNQSKFFRVLNGYKIDHKLLLTGTPLQNNLEELFHLLNFLTPERFNNLEGFLEEFADISKEDQIKKLHDLLGPHMLRRLKADVFKNMPAKTELIVRVELSPMQKKYYKYILTRNFEALNSRGGGNQVSLLNIMMDLKKCCNHPYLFPVAAMESPKLPSGAYEGGALIKASGKLMLLQKMLRKLKEQGHRVLIFSQMTKMLDLLEDFLDYEGYKYERIDGGITGALRQEAIDRFNAPGAQQFCFLLSTRAGGLGINLATADTVIIFDSDWNPHNDIQAFSRAHRIGQANKVMIYRFVTRASVEERITQVAKRKMMLTHLVVRPGLGSKAGSMSKQELDDILKFGTEELFKDENEGENKEEDSSVIHYDNEAIARLLDRNQDATEDTDVQNMNEYLSSFKVAQYVVREEDKIEEIEREIIKQEENVDPDYWEKLLRHHYEQQQEDLARNLGKGKRVRKQVNYNDAAQEDQDNQSEYSVGSEEEDEDFDERPEGRRQSKRQLRNEKDKPLPPLLARVGGNIEVLGFNTRQRKAFLNAVMRWGMPPQDAFTTQWLVRDLRGKTEKEFKAYVSLFMRHLCEPGADGSETFADGVPREGLSRQQVLTRIGVMSLVKKKVQEFEHINGRWSMPELMPDPSADSKRSSRASSPTKTSPTTPEASATNSPCTSKPATPAPSEKGDGIRTPLEKDDAENQEEKPEKNSRVGEKMETEVDTPSPAPSLGERLEPRKIPPEDEVPGVPGELEPEPGYRGDREKSATESTPGERGEEKPMDGQEHRERPEGETGDLGKRAEDVKGDRELRPGPPRDEPRSNGRREEKAEKPRFMFNIADGGFTELHTLWQNEERAAISSGKLNEIWHRRHDYWLLAGIVLHGYARWQDIQNDAQFAIINEPFKTEANKGNFLEMKNKFLARRFKLLEQALVIEEQLRRAAYLNLSQEPAHPAMALHARFAEAECLAESHQHLSKESLAGNKPANAVLHKAGGVAERHEGRRDPPASHAVPNTPHRSPPSDVRAQHPQPAGQQGHGASPHTGLPPGSIRYTSGVRGSLQRRTRRGPGRRRRQLQPDACRVLHHSRHQRPSSAGEEGEGNGGGTGVRRAGSEGAPSRGGDLYRRLTGSQACPSPRPRPRGRPPAQALGPAASPPPSPPLGPPLG is encoded by the exons CAGGTGGAACAGAAGTCGTCGGCAACTCTGCTCCTGACCTGGGGCCTGGAGGACGTGGAGCATGTGTTCTCCGAGGAGGATTACCACACACTCACCAACTACAAAGCCTTTAGCCAGTTCATGAG GCCCCTGATTGCTAAGAAGAACCCTAAGATCCCAATGTCTAAGATGATGACCATCCTTGGGGCCAAGTGGAGAGAGTTCAGCGCCAACAACCCCTTCAAGGGGTCGGCAGCTGctgtggcggcggcggcggcagcggcggccgcAGCTGTAGCTGAGCAGGTGTCAGCTGCTGTCCCATCAGCCACCCCCATCGCACCTTCCGGACCCcccgcccttcccccaccccctgccgctGATGTCCAGCCCCCACCCGTCCGAAGAGCCAAAACCAAAGAGGGCAAAG GTCCAGGCCATAAGAGGCGGAGTAAGAGCCCCAGAGTGCCTGATGGACGCAAGAAGCTTCGGGGAAAGAAGATGGCACCACTCAAGATCAAACTAGGGCTGCTGGGTGgcaagaggaagaagggaggctCG TATGTTTTGCAGAGTGACGAGGGCCCCGAACCGGAGGCTGAGGAGTCAGACCTGGACAGTGGCAGTGTCCACAGTGCCTCAGGCCGCCCTGACGGCCCTGTCCGAACCAAGAAACTAAAGAGAGGCCggccaggaaggaagaagaagaagg TCCTGGGCTGTCCTGCAGTGGCCGGGGAGGAGGAGGTTGATGGCTACGAGACGGATCACCAGGATTACTGTGAGGTGTGCCAGCAGGGTGGGGAAATTATTCTGTGTGACACCTGCCCTCGTGCCTACCACCTCGTCTGCCTTGATCCTGAGCTTGACCGGGCTCCTGAGGGCAAGTGGAGCTGCCCCCACTGT gagaaggagggggTACAGTGGGaggccaaggaggaggaggaagactatgaggaggaaggggaggaggaaggggagaaggaggaggaggacgaccACATGGAGTACTGCCGTGTGTGCAAGGATGGCGGGGAGCTCCTGTGCTGTGACGCCTGCATCTCCTCCTACCACATCCACTGTCTCAACCCTCCGCTGCCTGACATCCCCAATGGCGAATGGCTGTGTCCCCGATGCACA TGTCCGGTACTGAAAGGCCGTGTGCAGAAGATCCTACACTGGCGGTGGGGGGAGCCCCCTGTGTCAGTGCCAGCCCCCCAGCAGGCAGACGGGAATCCAgatgccccacccccacgtccTCTTCAAGGCAGATCGGAGCGAGAGTTCTTTGTCAAGTGGGTAGGACTGTCCTACTGGCACTGCTCCTGGGCCAAGGAGCTTCAG CTGGAAATCTTCCACTTGGTCATGTACCGAAACTACCAGCGGAAAAATGACATGGATGAGCCCCCACCCCTGGACTACGGCTCTGGGGAGGATGATGGGAAGAGTGACAAGCGCAAGGTGAAGGACCCGCACTACGCTGAGATGGAGGAGAAGTACTACCGCTTTGGCATCAAGCCGGAGTGGATGACCGTCCACCGGATCATCAGCCACAG TGTGGATAAAAAGGGGAATTACCACTATCTAGTGAAATGGAGGGACTTGCCATACGACCAGTCCACGTGGGAGGAAGATGAAATGAACATCCCTGAATATGAGGACCATAAGCAAAGCTACTGGAGACACCG AGAACTAATTATGGGGGAGGACCCTGCCCAGCCCCGCAagtataagaagaagaagaaggagctGCAGGGTGATGGGCCTCCCAGCTCTCCTACTAATGAC CCTACAGTGAAATATGAGACTCAGCCACGGTTTATCACAGCCACTGGAGGTACACTGCACATGTATCAGCTGGAAGGGCTGAATTGGCTACGCTTCTCGTGGGCCCAGGGCACTGACACCATTCTGGCTGATGAGATGGGACTGGGCAAGACCATACAAACCATCGTCTTCCTCTACTCCCTGTATAAGGAG GGCCACACGAAGGGTCCCTTCCTGGTGAGTGCCCCGCTCTCTACCATCATTAACTGGGAGCGGGAGTTCCAGATGTGGGCACCCAAGTTCTATGTGGTGACATACACGGGTGACAAGGACAGCCGAGCCATCATTCGTGAGAATGAGTTTTCCTTTGAAGACAACGCTATCAAAGGTGGCAAGAAAGCTTTTAAGATGAAG AGGGAGGCGCAGGTGAAGTTCCATGTTCTCCTGACATCGTACGAGCTGATCACCATTGATCAGGCAGCGCTTGGCTCCATCCGCTGGGCCTGTCTCGTGGTGGATGAGGCCCATCGGCTCAAGAACAACCAGTCCAAG TTTTTCAGGGTCCTCAATGGCTACAAGATAGATCATAAGTTGCTGCTGACAGGGACTCCATTGCAGAATAATCTGGAGGAGCTCTTCCATCTGCTGAACTTCCTCACCCCAGAGAGGTTTAA CAATCTGGAGGGCTTCTTAGAGGAGTTTGCTGACATATCCAAAGAAGACCAGATTAAGAAACTTCATGACTTGCTGGGGCCACATATGCTGCGGAGGCTTAAGGCTGATGTCTTTAAGAACATGCCGGCCAAGACAGAGCTCATCGTTCGCGTGGAGCTGAGCCCCATGCAGAA GAAATACTACAAGTATATCCTGACCCGAAATTTTGAGGCCTTGAATTCACGAGGCGGTGGGAACCAAGTGTCGCTGCTTAACATCATGATGGATCTTAAGAAGTGCTGCAACCATCCATACCtctttcctgtggctgctatG GAGTCCCCCAAACTTCCCAGTGGGGCTTACGAGGGTGGGGCACTTATTAAGGCGTCTGGGAAGCTTATGCTGCTGCAGAAGATGCTGCGGAAGCTGAAGGAGCAAGGACACAGAGTGCTCATCTTCTCGCAG atgACCAAAATGTTAGACTTGCTAGAGGACTTCTTAGACTACGAAGGCTACAAGTATGAGCGCATCGATGGCGGCATCACTGgtgccctgaggcaggaggccATTGATCGCTTCAATG CTCCTGGGGCCCAACAGTTCTGCTTCCTCCTGTCCACccgggctgggggcctgggcatCAATCTGGCCACTGCTGACACTGTCATCATCTTTGACTCAGACTGGAACCCCCATAATGATATCCAG GCCTTCAGCCGGGCACATCGGATCGGCCAGGCCAACAAAGTGATGATATACCGGTTTGTGACTCGCGCGTCAGTGGAAGAGCGGATCACGCAGGTGGCCAAGAGAAAGATGATGCTGACACATCTGGTGGTGCGGCCCGGGCTGGGCTCCAAGGCGGGCTCCATGTCCAAGCAGGAGCTGGATGACATCCTCAAATTTGGCACCGAGGAGCTGTTCAAGGATGAAAATGAAG GGGAGAACAAGGAGGAGGATAGCAGTGTGATTCACTATGACAACGAGGCCATCGCTCGGCTCTTGGACCGGAACCAGGATGCAACTGAGGACACGGACGTGCAGAACATGAATGAATATCTCAGCTCCTTCAAGGTGGCCCAGTACGTGGTGCGGGAAGAAGACAAG ATTGAGGAAATCGAGCGCGAGATCATCAAGCAGGAGGAGAACGTGGACCCCGACTACTGGGAGAAGCTGCTGAGACACCACTAcgagcagcagcaggaggaccTGGCCCGGAACCTCGGCAAAGGCAAGCGGGTCCGCAAGCAGGTCAACTACAATGACGCTGCTCAGGAGGACCAAG ATAACCAGTCTGAATACTCAGTGGGgtcagaggaggaggatgaagactTTGATGAGCGTCCTGAAG GGCGACGACAGTCAAAGAGGCAGCTCCGGAATGAAAAGGATAAGCCGCTGCCCCCACTGCTGGCCCGAGTTGGGGGCAACATTGAG GTGTTGGGATTCAACACCCGTCAGCGGAAGGCCTTCCTCAATGCTGTGATGCGCTGGGGCATGCCACCGCAGGATGCCTTCACCACCCAGTGGCTTGTGCGGGACCTCAGGGGCAAGACTGAAAAGGAGTTCAA GGCCTATGTGTCTTTGTTCATGCGCCATCTCTGTGAGCCTGGGGCAGACGGCTCTGAAACCTTTGCTGACGGGGTCCCTCGGGAGGGGCTGAGTCGCCAGCAAGTGTTGACCCGCATTGGAGTCATGTCTCTCGTCAAGAAGAAG GTACAGGAGTTTGAGCACATCAATGGGCGCTGGTCCATGCCGGAGCTGATGCCCGACCCCAGTGCTGACTCCAAGCGCTCCTCTAGGGCCTCCTCTCCTACCAAAACGTCTCCTACCACTCCTGAGGCTTCTGCTACAAACAGTCCTTGCACCTCAAAACCTG CTACTCCAGCTCCCAGTGAGAAAGGAGATGGCATAAGGACACCTCTGGAAAAGGATGACGCAGAAAACCAGGAGGAGAAGCCAGAGAAGAATAGCAGAGTTGGGgagaagatggagacagag GTTGAtacgcccagcccagccccatcaCTTGGGGAGCGGCTGGAGCCAAGGAAGATTCCTCCAGAGGATGAGGTGCCAGGGGTACCTGGAGAGCTGGAGCCTGAACCTGGGTACCGGGGGGACAGAGAGAAGTCAG ccacaGAGTCGACGCCAGGAGAGAGGGGGGAGGAGAAGCCGATGGATGGACAGGAACACAGGGAGAGGCCGGAGGGGGAGACAGGGGATTTGGGCAAGAGAG CAGAAGATGTAAAAGGGGACCGGGAGCTTCGACCTGGGCCTCCTCGAGACGAGCCGCGGTCCAATGGGCGACGtgaggagaaggcagagaagcCGCGGTTCATGTTCAATATTGCAgatggtggcttcacag AACTTCATACCCTGTGGCAGAATGAGGAACGGGCAGCTATTTCCTCAGGGAAACTCAATGAGATCTGGCACCGAAGACATGACTATTGGCTTTTGGCTGGGATTGTCCT CCATGGCTATGCACGGTGGCAGGACATCCAGAACGATGCTCAGTTTGCCATTATCAATGAGCCATTTAAAACTGAAGCCAATAAGGGGAACTTTCTGGAGATGAAAAACAAGTTCCTGGCCCGGAGATTCAAG CTCCTGGAGCAGGCGCTGGTGATTGAGGAGCAGCTGCGGCGGGCGGCCTACCTGAACCTATCACAGGAGCCGGCGCACCCCGCCATGGCCCTCCACGCCCGCTTCGCCGAGGCCGAGTGCCTGGCCGAGAGCCACCAGCACCTCTCCAAGGAGTCGTTGGCGGGGAACAAGCCGGCCAACGCCGTCCTGCACAAGG CTGGAGGAGTTGCTGAGCGACATGAAGGCAGACGTGACCCGCCTGCCAGCCACGCTGTCCCGAATACCCCCCATCGCAGCCCGCCTTCAGATGTCCGAGCGCAGCATCCTCAGCCGGCTGGCCAGCAAGGGCACGGAGCCTCACCCCACACCG GCCTTCCCCCCGGGTCCATACGCTACACCTCCGGGGTACGGGGCAGCCTTCAGCGCCGCACCCGTAGGGGCCCTGGCCGCCGCAGGCGCCAACTACAGCCAGATGCCTGCAGGGTCCTTCATCACAG CCGCCACCAACGGCCCTCCAGTGCTggtgaagaaggagaaggaaatggTGGGGGCACTGGTGTCAGACGGGCTGGATCGGAAGGAGCCCCGAGCCGGGGAGGTGATCTGTATAGACGACTGACCGGATCCCAGGCCTGCCCTTCACCCAGGCCCCGTCCCCGAGGCCGGCCCCCAGCTCAGGCTCTGGGGCCTGCTGCCAGTCCTCCGCCTTCCCCACCCCTGGGGCCCCCACTGGGCTAG